The following are encoded in a window of Miltoncostaea marina genomic DNA:
- a CDS encoding SDR family oxidoreductase gives MTPRPEAGPRRHPGGRLAGRRALVSGGDSGIGRAVALAFAAEGADVAILYLDEHGDADETVARIEEEGRRGLAIAGDISEKRHCDEAVAQVADRLGGIDVLVNNAAEQHQVSDIAEITEEQLERTFRTNIFSMFFVTQAALPHIPEGGAIVNTTSVTAYKGNPSLIDYSATKGAIVAFTRSLSGALAERGIRVNAVAPGPIWTPLIPATFDAESVESFGANVPMGRPGEPAEVAPSYVFLASDDASYMSGQVLHPNGGTIVGG, from the coding sequence ATGACGCCGCGGCCCGAGGCCGGTCCGCGCCGCCACCCGGGCGGGCGGCTGGCCGGCAGGCGGGCGCTCGTGAGCGGGGGCGACAGCGGCATCGGCCGGGCGGTGGCGCTCGCCTTCGCGGCCGAGGGCGCCGACGTGGCGATCCTCTACCTCGACGAGCACGGCGACGCCGACGAGACGGTCGCCCGCATCGAGGAGGAGGGCCGGCGCGGCCTCGCCATCGCGGGCGACATCTCGGAGAAGCGCCACTGCGACGAGGCCGTCGCCCAGGTGGCCGACCGCCTCGGCGGCATCGACGTGCTCGTCAACAACGCCGCCGAGCAGCACCAGGTGTCGGACATCGCCGAGATCACCGAGGAGCAGCTCGAGCGCACCTTCCGCACGAACATCTTCTCGATGTTCTTCGTGACCCAGGCGGCGCTGCCGCACATCCCGGAAGGCGGCGCCATCGTCAACACGACCTCGGTCACCGCGTACAAGGGCAACCCGTCGCTCATCGACTACTCGGCCACGAAGGGCGCGATCGTCGCCTTCACGCGGTCGCTGTCGGGGGCGCTCGCCGAGCGCGGCATCCGGGTCAACGCCGTGGCGCCGGGCCCGATCTGGACGCCGCTGATCCCCGCGACCTTCGACGCGGAGTCGGTGGAGTCGTTCGGCGCCAACGTGCCGATGGGGCGCCCCGGCGAGCCCGCCGAGGTGGCGCCCAGCTACGTCTTCCTGGCGTCGGACGACGCCTCGTACATGAGCGGCCAGGTCCTGCACCCCAACGGCGGCACGATCGTCGGCGGGTGA
- a CDS encoding carbamoyltransferase family protein has protein sequence MKVLGVNAVFHDPAAALVVDGEIVAAAEEERFSRRKHGKPPVPFSTWELPEASAAWCLERAGIAPADLDAVAYSYDPRLAPASDDVTADEWEGLRTLYARRAPLFLKTALPGLDPERVRFVPHHVAHAASAHLACPWDSCAVMVLDGRGERASYLAGHAVDGRLEVLRTQDLPHSLGLMYEELTEFLGFRRSSDEYKVMALAAYGRPTVLDRMREAVRPDGAGGFTVAPIRWADLPASREDLASSVQTRLEEVLVELARWLHGRTGERRLAMAGGVALNCVANTHVAEAGPFDEVWVQPAAGDSGTALGAALHVARELGDRVSPMRTAALGREWSDDELAAVLREARVRHERPDDISEAVAQVVADDGIVAWFQGRSEYGPRALGHRSLLANPARRENIDRLNAVKGRESFRPVAPMVLERRAAEIFEGPMPSPFMLFTHRVRPEWAERIPAALHVDGTARIQTVHPGRTPLVARMLDGLERRTGVPVVINTSLNTAGRPMVDDPRDALECFGSAPVDALAIGPFLVRRAA, from the coding sequence GTGAAGGTGCTCGGCGTCAACGCGGTCTTCCACGACCCCGCGGCCGCGCTCGTGGTCGACGGCGAGATCGTCGCCGCGGCGGAGGAGGAGCGGTTCAGCCGCCGCAAGCACGGCAAGCCGCCGGTGCCCTTCTCCACCTGGGAGCTGCCCGAGGCATCGGCGGCCTGGTGCCTCGAGCGGGCCGGCATCGCGCCGGCCGACCTGGACGCGGTCGCCTACTCGTACGACCCGCGCCTGGCGCCGGCGAGCGACGACGTGACGGCCGACGAGTGGGAGGGCCTGCGCACGCTCTACGCGCGCCGCGCGCCGCTCTTCCTCAAGACCGCCCTGCCGGGCCTCGACCCCGAGCGGGTGCGCTTCGTGCCGCACCACGTGGCCCACGCGGCGTCCGCCCACCTGGCCTGCCCCTGGGACTCGTGTGCGGTGATGGTGCTCGACGGGCGGGGGGAGCGCGCCTCGTACCTCGCGGGGCACGCGGTCGACGGCCGGCTCGAGGTGCTGCGCACCCAGGACCTGCCGCACTCGCTGGGCCTCATGTACGAGGAGCTGACCGAGTTCCTCGGCTTCCGCCGCTCGTCCGACGAGTACAAGGTGATGGCGCTGGCCGCCTACGGCCGGCCCACGGTGCTCGACCGGATGCGCGAGGCGGTGCGGCCCGACGGCGCCGGCGGCTTCACGGTGGCGCCCATCCGCTGGGCCGACCTCCCCGCCTCGCGGGAGGACCTGGCGTCGAGCGTCCAGACGCGCCTCGAGGAGGTGCTCGTCGAGCTGGCGCGCTGGCTGCACGGGCGCACCGGCGAGCGGCGCCTCGCGATGGCGGGCGGCGTGGCGCTCAACTGCGTCGCCAACACGCACGTCGCCGAGGCCGGCCCGTTCGACGAGGTCTGGGTGCAGCCGGCCGCGGGCGACTCGGGCACCGCGCTCGGCGCCGCGCTGCACGTCGCCCGCGAGCTGGGCGACCGCGTGTCGCCCATGCGCACCGCGGCCCTCGGCCGCGAGTGGAGCGACGACGAGCTCGCCGCCGTGCTGCGCGAGGCGCGGGTGCGCCACGAGCGCCCCGACGACATCTCCGAGGCCGTGGCGCAGGTGGTCGCCGACGACGGCATCGTGGCGTGGTTCCAGGGGCGCAGCGAGTACGGCCCGCGCGCGCTCGGCCACCGCAGCCTGCTCGCCAACCCGGCGCGCAGGGAGAACATCGACCGGCTCAACGCCGTGAAGGGCCGCGAGAGCTTCCGGCCGGTCGCGCCGATGGTGCTGGAGCGCCGGGCGGCGGAGATCTTCGAGGGCCCCATGCCGAGCCCGTTCATGCTGTTCACCCACCGGGTGCGGCCCGAGTGGGCCGAGCGCATCCCGGCGGCGCTGCACGTCGACGGCACCGCCCGCATCCAGACGGTCCACCCCGGGCGCACGCCCCTCGTGGCGCGGATGCTCGACGGCCTGGAGCGCCGCACCGGCGTGCCCGTCGTCATCAACACGAGCCTCAACACCGCCGGCCGGCCGATGGTCGACGACCCGCGCGACGCCCTCGAGTGCTTCGGCTCGGCGCCGGTCGACGCCCTGGCGATCGGCCCGTTCCTGGTGCGGCGGGCGGCATGA
- a CDS encoding glycosyltransferase family 9 protein: MTHVLVARPDNDGDVLLAGPAVRAAAAHADRVTLLVGPRGRRAAALLPGVDEVLVERLPWIDPEPPPVDRGRMLALADRVAALAPDAAVILSSFHQSPLPLALILRMAGVPRLAATSVDYPGSLLDVRHGIDDDVHEVERSLSLMAAAGMPARPGDDRLEVATAPGDDALAAGLPEGYVVVHPGASVPARAWAPQRHARLVALLADRGVPVAVTGGPGERALTAAVCGPPREGVIDLGGRTGLGELAEVLRRARLAVVGNTGPAHLAAAVGCPVVWLHAPTVPAVRWHPWRVPFTRVGLPVPCAGCRARVCPVPGHPCIDEVPAEEVLAAAGAMLDGARQGVAA, encoded by the coding sequence GTGACCCACGTCCTGGTGGCCCGCCCGGACAACGACGGCGACGTGCTGCTCGCCGGCCCGGCGGTGCGGGCGGCCGCCGCGCACGCCGACCGGGTGACCCTGCTGGTGGGCCCGCGCGGGCGCCGCGCCGCGGCCCTGCTGCCGGGCGTCGACGAGGTGCTGGTGGAGCGGCTGCCCTGGATCGACCCCGAGCCCCCGCCCGTCGACCGGGGGCGCATGCTCGCCCTGGCCGACCGCGTCGCCGCGCTGGCGCCCGACGCGGCGGTGATCCTCTCCTCCTTCCACCAGAGCCCCCTGCCGCTGGCGCTGATCCTGCGCATGGCGGGGGTGCCGCGCCTGGCCGCCACGAGCGTCGACTACCCGGGCTCGCTGCTCGACGTGCGCCACGGCATCGACGACGACGTGCACGAGGTCGAGCGCTCGCTGAGCCTCATGGCGGCGGCCGGCATGCCGGCGCGCCCGGGCGACGATCGCCTGGAGGTGGCGACGGCGCCGGGTGACGACGCCCTGGCGGCGGGCCTGCCGGAGGGCTACGTGGTGGTGCACCCCGGGGCGTCGGTGCCCGCGCGGGCGTGGGCGCCGCAGCGCCACGCGCGCCTGGTGGCGCTGCTCGCGGACCGCGGCGTGCCCGTGGCGGTGACCGGCGGCCCGGGCGAGCGGGCGCTGACGGCCGCGGTCTGCGGCCCGCCGCGCGAGGGGGTGATCGACCTGGGCGGCCGCACCGGGCTCGGCGAGCTGGCCGAGGTGCTGCGCCGCGCCCGCCTGGCCGTGGTGGGCAACACCGGCCCCGCCCACCTGGCGGCCGCGGTCGGCTGCCCGGTGGTGTGGCTGCACGCGCCGACCGTGCCCGCGGTGCGCTGGCACCCCTGGCGCGTGCCCTTCACCCGCGTCGGCCTGCCGGTGCCGTGCGCCGGCTGCCGCGCCCGCGTCTGCCCGGTGCCGGGCCACCCCTGCATCGACGAGGTGCCGGCCGAGGAGGTGCTCGCGGCCGCCGGGGCGATGCTCGACGGCGCGCGGCAGGGGGTCGCGGCGTGA
- a CDS encoding HAD-IIIA family hydrolase, producing MSRLPVDVVVPTIGRASARRVFAALAAGDGPALRDVIVVVDRGGRAPEGLDGLAAVARDVRVVGGRGAGPAAARNIGWRLAGAPWVAFLDDDVVPEPAWRARLAEDLAGLPDDVAGSQGVIRVPRPEGRRPTDWERNVAGLEDARWATADMAYRRAALSALGGFDERFPRAYREDADLALRAMDRGLRLVRGRRRVDHPVGPAGPWISLRAQAGNADDVLMDALHGPGWRDRAGAPPGRRDRHLLTAAAGAAAAASVAAGRPRLAALAATAWLAATAELAWARIAPGPRTPREVALMAATSAAMPVAAAHTARGLARRRRLLADRARAPSPAPLGARPEAVLLDRDGTLIVDVPYNGDPERVAPMPGAREAIDRLRRAGVRTGVVSNQSGIGRGLLDERQVAAVNRRVEGLLGDLGPWMVCPHAPGDACGCRKPEPGLVIGAARELGVDPADCVVVGDIGADVEAARRAGARAVLVPTPRTLPEEIAAAPAVAPDLVAAVEMILGSPA from the coding sequence ATGAGCCGCCTGCCCGTCGATGTGGTCGTGCCGACGATCGGCCGCGCCAGCGCGCGGCGCGTGTTCGCGGCGCTGGCGGCCGGCGACGGCCCGGCGCTCCGCGACGTGATCGTGGTGGTCGACCGAGGCGGCCGGGCGCCCGAGGGCCTGGACGGCCTGGCCGCGGTGGCCCGGGACGTGCGGGTGGTCGGCGGGCGCGGCGCGGGCCCCGCGGCGGCGCGCAACATCGGCTGGCGCCTGGCGGGCGCCCCCTGGGTGGCGTTCCTCGACGACGACGTGGTGCCCGAGCCGGCCTGGCGGGCGCGTCTGGCGGAGGACCTGGCGGGCCTGCCCGACGACGTGGCCGGCAGCCAGGGCGTCATCCGCGTACCGCGCCCCGAGGGGCGCCGGCCCACCGACTGGGAGCGCAACGTGGCCGGCCTGGAGGACGCCCGCTGGGCCACGGCCGACATGGCCTACCGGCGCGCCGCGCTGTCGGCGCTCGGCGGGTTCGACGAGCGCTTCCCGCGCGCCTACCGGGAGGACGCCGACCTGGCGCTGCGGGCCATGGACCGGGGCCTGCGGCTGGTGCGCGGGCGGCGCCGGGTGGACCACCCGGTGGGCCCGGCGGGGCCGTGGATCTCGCTGCGCGCCCAGGCGGGCAACGCCGACGACGTGCTGATGGACGCGCTGCACGGCCCGGGCTGGCGCGACCGGGCCGGCGCGCCCCCGGGCCGGCGCGACCGGCACCTGCTGACCGCCGCCGCGGGCGCCGCGGCGGCCGCCTCCGTCGCGGCGGGCAGGCCGCGCCTCGCGGCCCTGGCCGCGACGGCCTGGCTCGCCGCGACGGCCGAGCTCGCGTGGGCCCGCATCGCGCCGGGTCCGCGCACCCCGCGCGAGGTCGCGCTGATGGCGGCGACGAGCGCGGCCATGCCCGTCGCCGCCGCGCACACGGCCCGCGGGCTCGCCCGCCGCCGCCGCCTGCTGGCCGACCGCGCCCGCGCGCCCTCGCCGGCGCCGCTCGGCGCGCGCCCCGAGGCCGTGCTGCTCGACCGCGACGGCACCCTCATCGTCGACGTGCCGTACAACGGCGACCCCGAGCGCGTGGCGCCGATGCCGGGCGCCCGCGAGGCGATCGATCGCCTGCGCCGCGCGGGCGTGCGCACCGGGGTCGTCTCCAACCAGAGCGGCATCGGCCGCGGCCTGCTCGACGAGCGCCAGGTGGCCGCGGTCAACCGGCGGGTGGAGGGCCTGCTGGGCGACCTCGGCCCGTGGATGGTGTGCCCGCACGCGCCCGGCGACGCGTGCGGCTGCCGCAAGCCCGAGCCGGGCCTGGTGATCGGCGCCGCCCGCGAGCTGGGCGTGGACCCGGCCGACTGCGTGGTGGTCGGCGACATCGGCGCCGACGTCGAGGCCGCCCGCCGCGCGGGCGCCCGGGCGGTGCTCGTGCCCACGCCCCGCACGCTGCCGGAGGAGATCGCCGCCGCGCCGGCCGTGGCGCCCGACCTCGTGGCGGCGGTCGAGATGATCCTCGGGAGCCCGGCGTGA
- a CDS encoding glycosyltransferase: MRVLIWHVHGAWTTSFVHGPHTYLVPVVPDRGPEGRGRARTYAWPSSAVEVTREEAADADVDVVVLQRPEELDGLAERWLGGRRPGRDIPAVYVEHNAPQGRINEMRHPAADRPDLTLVHVTHFNALFWDAGTTPTRVIEHGVVDPGERYTGEVGRAAVVVNEPVRRARVTGTDLLPALGSAVPIDVFGMGAEDIGGIGDLAQDELHTQMARRRVYLHPIRWTSLGLSLLEAMHLGMPVVALGTTEAHEAVPPQAGVVSNRLDVLSEALNRFAGDPELARRAGAAARAAALERYALDRFLEDWNTLLEEVVP; this comes from the coding sequence ATGCGGGTGCTGATCTGGCACGTGCACGGCGCCTGGACGACCTCGTTCGTGCACGGGCCCCACACCTACCTCGTCCCGGTCGTCCCGGACCGGGGCCCGGAGGGCCGGGGCCGGGCGCGGACGTACGCCTGGCCGTCATCGGCCGTGGAGGTCACGCGCGAGGAGGCGGCCGACGCGGACGTGGACGTCGTGGTGCTGCAGCGCCCCGAGGAGCTCGACGGCCTCGCCGAGCGGTGGCTGGGCGGGCGCCGGCCGGGGCGCGACATCCCCGCCGTGTACGTCGAGCACAACGCCCCGCAGGGGCGCATCAACGAGATGCGCCACCCGGCGGCCGACCGCCCCGACCTGACCCTCGTGCACGTCACCCACTTCAACGCGCTCTTCTGGGACGCCGGCACCACGCCGACGCGGGTCATCGAGCATGGCGTGGTGGACCCGGGCGAGCGCTACACCGGCGAGGTGGGGCGGGCGGCGGTGGTGGTGAACGAGCCGGTGCGCCGCGCCCGGGTGACCGGGACCGACCTGCTGCCGGCCCTCGGCTCGGCCGTGCCGATCGACGTCTTCGGCATGGGGGCCGAGGACATCGGCGGCATCGGCGACCTGGCGCAGGACGAGCTGCACACGCAGATGGCCCGGCGGCGGGTGTACCTGCACCCGATCCGCTGGACCTCGCTCGGCCTGTCCCTGCTGGAGGCCATGCACCTCGGGATGCCGGTCGTCGCCCTGGGTACGACGGAGGCGCACGAGGCGGTGCCGCCGCAGGCCGGCGTCGTCTCGAACCGCCTCGACGTGCTCTCCGAGGCGCTGAACCGGTTCGCGGGCGACCCCGAGCTCGCCCGTCGCGCCGGCGCGGCGGCGCGCGCGGCCGCCCTCGAGCGGTACGCGCTCGATCGGTTCCTCGAGGACTGGAACACCCTGCTGGAGGAGGTCGTGCCGTGA
- a CDS encoding SigB/SigF/SigG family RNA polymerase sigma factor yields MSAQAPGASRERERLILEYMPFVRALARRYADRGEPLEDLEQVGLVGLINAVDRYDPARGHDFRSFAAPTIVGEIRRHFRDRTWAVRVPRSVKEDQERVSATVEQLSMQNGRTPSVREIAEEGGLSADRVLDALAARSAYRPRSLSRVTTDGDGDGHLDVEVAEEGFELAEDRVVLRGCLETLPARERMIIHLRFDRGMLQSQIAATLGISQMHVSRLIARALDRLRAAAEGSPRVSQDETGVQGRAARRPRRAGTRPERRERP; encoded by the coding sequence ATGTCGGCGCAGGCCCCCGGCGCCTCCCGCGAGCGCGAGCGGCTCATCCTCGAGTACATGCCCTTCGTGCGCGCGCTCGCCCGCCGCTACGCGGACCGCGGCGAGCCCCTGGAGGACCTCGAGCAGGTGGGCCTGGTGGGCCTGATCAACGCCGTCGACCGCTACGACCCCGCACGCGGCCACGACTTCCGCTCGTTCGCGGCGCCGACGATCGTCGGCGAGATCCGGCGCCACTTCCGCGACCGCACCTGGGCGGTGCGGGTCCCGCGCAGCGTGAAGGAGGACCAGGAGCGCGTCTCGGCGACGGTCGAGCAGCTCTCGATGCAGAACGGCCGCACGCCGAGCGTGCGCGAGATCGCCGAGGAGGGCGGGCTGTCGGCCGACCGGGTGCTGGACGCGCTCGCGGCCCGGTCGGCCTACCGGCCCCGCTCGCTGTCGCGCGTCACGACCGACGGCGACGGCGACGGCCACCTCGACGTCGAGGTGGCCGAGGAGGGCTTCGAGCTCGCCGAGGACCGGGTGGTGCTGCGCGGGTGCCTGGAGACGCTGCCGGCCCGGGAGCGCATGATCATCCACCTGCGCTTCGACCGCGGCATGCTGCAGTCGCAGATCGCCGCGACCCTCGGCATCTCGCAGATGCACGTGTCGCGCCTCATCGCCCGGGCCCTGGACCGCCTGCGCGCGGCGGCCGAGGGATCGCCGCGGGTTTCGCAGGACGAGACCGGGGTACAGGGGCGCGCAGCCCGCCGCCCGCGGCGGGCGGGCACACGACCCGAGAGGCGCGAACGCCCGTGA
- a CDS encoding STAS domain-containing protein, which yields MDEIVAQEHDGRTRLIVRGDLDLATRDDFIRELSRALERGRVEIDLRELEYIDSVGLSTLIEADRMATAAPEGERARILVAPEGAVRRMVELTLLHLTLDVRHG from the coding sequence GTGGACGAGATCGTCGCCCAGGAGCACGACGGACGCACCCGCCTGATCGTGCGCGGCGACCTCGACCTCGCGACCCGCGACGACTTCATCCGCGAGCTCTCCCGCGCCCTGGAGCGCGGCCGCGTGGAGATCGACCTGCGCGAGCTCGAGTACATCGACTCGGTCGGGCTGTCGACGCTCATCGAGGCCGACCGCATGGCCACCGCCGCCCCCGAGGGGGAGCGCGCGCGGATCCTCGTGGCGCCCGAGGGCGCCGTGCGGCGCATGGTCGAGCTGACCCTCCTGCACCTGACCCTGGACGTCCGCCACGGCTAG
- a CDS encoding glycosyltransferase → MRVDMVSEHASPLAALGDVDAGGQNVHVAALAMGLARRGAEVVVHTRRDDPALPDRVPLAPGVTVRHVDAGPARHVPKDELLPHMDRFAGELAREWRASPPEVVHSHFWMSGRAALAAAPPGLPVVHTFHALGVVKRRHQGDRDTSPPERLGEERAIIAGAERIVATCSDEVFELLRLGADRRRLSVVPCGVDAARFTPDGPAEPRSRPRVVCVGRIVERKGVDDVIRAMAHLPGAELVIAGGPPAGRLAGDPDAERLLLVARQAGVADRVELRGGIGRDEVGPLMRSAVCVVCAPWYEPFGIVPLEAMACGVPVVATAVGGMIDTVVDGVTGVHVPPRRPDAIAGAIGALIEDPARRDELGAAGVRRARERYTWDRVAASTLEVYRSCAGASASRGEEARG, encoded by the coding sequence GTGAGGGTCGACATGGTGTCCGAGCACGCGAGCCCGCTCGCGGCCCTCGGCGACGTGGACGCGGGCGGTCAGAACGTCCACGTGGCGGCGCTCGCGATGGGCCTGGCGCGACGGGGCGCCGAGGTCGTGGTGCACACGCGTCGCGACGACCCGGCGCTGCCCGATCGCGTGCCGCTGGCACCCGGGGTCACCGTGCGCCACGTGGACGCCGGCCCGGCGCGCCACGTGCCCAAGGACGAGCTGCTGCCGCACATGGACCGCTTCGCCGGGGAGCTCGCGCGCGAGTGGCGCGCGTCCCCGCCCGAGGTGGTCCACTCGCACTTCTGGATGTCGGGGCGCGCCGCGCTCGCCGCCGCGCCGCCGGGGCTGCCGGTGGTGCACACCTTCCACGCGCTCGGCGTGGTCAAGCGCCGCCACCAGGGCGACCGGGACACGAGCCCGCCGGAGCGGCTCGGCGAGGAGCGGGCGATCATCGCCGGCGCCGAGCGGATCGTGGCCACGTGCAGCGACGAGGTCTTCGAGCTGCTGCGCCTGGGCGCCGACCGCCGGCGCCTGTCGGTGGTGCCGTGCGGCGTGGACGCCGCCCGCTTCACCCCCGACGGCCCCGCGGAGCCGCGCTCGCGCCCGCGCGTCGTGTGCGTGGGCCGCATCGTCGAGCGCAAGGGCGTGGACGACGTCATCCGGGCGATGGCCCACCTGCCGGGGGCCGAGCTGGTGATCGCCGGCGGCCCCCCGGCCGGCCGCCTGGCCGGCGACCCCGACGCGGAGCGCCTGCTGCTGGTGGCCCGGCAGGCCGGGGTCGCCGACCGCGTCGAGCTGCGGGGCGGCATCGGCCGCGACGAGGTCGGGCCGCTCATGCGCTCGGCCGTCTGCGTGGTCTGCGCGCCCTGGTACGAGCCGTTCGGCATCGTGCCGCTCGAGGCGATGGCCTGCGGCGTGCCGGTGGTCGCGACCGCCGTCGGCGGCATGATCGACACCGTCGTGGACGGCGTGACCGGCGTGCACGTGCCGCCGCGCCGCCCGGACGCGATCGCCGGCGCCATCGGGGCCCTGATCGAGGACCCGGCCCGCCGGGACGAGCTCGGCGCCGCCGGCGTGCGGCGTGCCCGCGAGCGCTACACGTGGGACCGCGTCGCGGCCTCGACGCTCGAGGTCTACCGCTCGTGCGCGGGGGCCAGCGCGAGCCGCGGCGAGGAGGCGCGCGGATGA